From Brevundimonas vesicularis:
CTCGCAAAATCGGTTCCGCTTCCCCACTATTGTCGTTCGCGGACAGGGGGATGCGATGGCCGAGGCGACGACGGGACTGGATCTGGGCGCGGCGGCCGCTCTGCTGGCCGCAGGCGTGCTCGCCGTGCCGGTGTTCAAGCGCATCGGCCTGGGATCGGTGCTCGGCTATCTGGCGGCGGGCCTGGCTATCGGTCCGTACGGCCTGAAGCTTTTCCGCGAGCCCGAGACCATCCTGCACGTCGCGGAGTTCGGCGTGGTCATCTTCCTGTTCATTATCGGGCTGGAGATGCGGCCCAAACGTCTGTGGGGGCTGCGCAAGGAAATCTTCGGCCTCGGCGCGGCTCAGGTGCTGTTCTGCGGCCTGATTCTGACGCTGACGGCCATGCTGGCCGGGTTCTCAGCGCCGGTCGCCTTCGTCGGGGCCATGGGCTTTGTCCTGTCGTCCACCGCCGTCATCATGCAGATGCTGGAAGAGCGCGGCGAGATCGCGGGCGGGCCGGGCCAGCGGGCAGTCTCCATCCTTTTGCTCGAGGACCTGGCCATCGTGCCGCTCCTGGCCATCGTCGCCGTCCTGGCCTCGGTGCTGGGCGTGGCCAACGAACAGGCGCCGCCCCTTTGGCGGACCGTCGGCTTCGCAGTCACGGCGGTCGGCGGTGTGCTGCTGGCCGGCAAATATCTGGTCAATCCCGTCTTCCGTCTCCTGGCCCAGTACGGCGGGCGCGAGGTGATGACGGCGGCCGCCCTGCTGGTCGTGGTCGGCGCCGCCTGGGCCATGTCGCTGGGCGGCCTGTCCATGGCCATGGGCGCTTTCCTGGCCGGGGTCCTGCTGTCGGAATCCACCTTCCGTCACCAGCTGGAGGCCGACGTCGAGCCGTTCCGCGCCATCCTGCTGGGCCTCTTCTTCCTCAGCGTCGGCATGTCGCTGGACCTGTCGGTGGTGGTCGCCGACTGGCGTCTGGTGCTGGGCGGGGTCGTGGCCTTCATGCTGGTCAAGGGCGTGGGCATCTACGCCGTCGCGCGCCTGTTCAAGGCCTCGCACCATGAGGCGGTCGAGCGTGCGGGACTGTTCGCGCAAGGCGGCGAGTTCGCCTTCGTCCTGTACGGTGCCGCCGTCGCCGCCGGCCTGTTCGACGCCCGCATCGGGGCGATGATGTCGGCGGTGGTCATCCTGTCGATGGCCCTGACGCCCCTGACCTCGCTGTTGATCGCGCGGCTGTCGCCCAAGCCGGTCCAAGACGCCGAAAGCGCCGAGGGCGTCGACTTCGCCAAGGACCTGCGCGGCCAGGTCCTGATCATCGGCTTCGGCCGCTTCGCCCAGGTCGTGTCCCAACCCCTGCTGGCCCGCGACGTGGACGTGTCTATCATCGAGAACGACGTGGAGATGATCCAGGCCGCCTCCCAGTTCGGGTTCAAGGTCTACTACGGCGACGGCGCCCAGCTGCACACCCTGCGCGCGTCAGGCGCGGAGGAGGCCGAGATCGTCCTGGTCTGCGTGGACAAGCCCGAGGCCGCCGACCGCATCGTCGAACTGGTCAAGTCCGAGTTCCCGACCACCCGGATCATGGCCCGCGCCTTCGACCGAGGCCATTCGATGCGCCTGATCCAGGCCGGGGTTGACTACCAGATCCGCGAGACATTCGAGTCGGCGCTCAAGTTCGGCGAGCGCGCCCTGGTCGAACTGGGCTTGGACGAGCATGAGGCGGCCGAGACCATCGGCGACGTGCGCCGTCGCGACGAGGCTCGACTGGACCTACAGCTGACCGGCGGGTTCAAGGCGGGCCGCCAGCTTATGCGCGGCAATATGCCGACACCTCAGCCCGCCCCCTACATCAAGCCCCGCCGCGAAGGCCGTCTGCTGAACGAGGACGAGGCGGGCCCGGCCGCGCCGGACACCCGGCGCGAGCCCGCAGACACCTGATCCCTACTGGCTGGCGCCCTTCTCCAGACGCGCGCCGGCCAGTTGCGCCTTGGCCTGAAGATAGGGCGTCGCGGAGACCAGTTGCGAGATGGCGTTGAAACGCTCGGTCGTCAGGCCGGACGCCTGGACCGCCGCCGTCAATTTGGCGCTCTGCTCGGGCGTCGCCTGGTTGTTCTGCACCTCGGCCGTGACAGCGCGAATCTGCGTCATGGCGGTGACGAAGCGGTTGAGTTCGTCATCGGTCACGGCGGCGGCTGGCGTGCCGGGCGCTGGCGGCGTGGCGTTGACCACCCGAATGCGCGCGGCCAAGGCCGGATCGGCGGCGACGGCATTGGACAGGGTGTTGAAGCGCGTCACCTCCAGCCCCGAATCCTGCACCGCGGCGGCCATCTGCGCCTGCTGTTCCGGCGTCGGCTGGGCGCCGTTCAGCGTGTCGCTGACGGCTCTCACCTTCGCCATGGCGTCGTCGAACTTCTTCAACTCGTCATCGGTGAAGGTGGTCGAGCTGGCCATCGGCGCGGCCGTCGGCGTCTGTGGCGTCGTCGATGCCTCTTGGGCGTGAGCGTTTGCGGCGGTCGCAAGAAGGGCGACGGAAGCAAGAAGGGCGATGCGGGGCGTGCGCATGGGAATGTCCTTTCGGTCTGGCGTCCACTGGAAGGGCCGTCCGACGACGGCGATGACGCAATCACGTCATCGCTCCCCAGGAGCGTGGAGCCTGAAACAGACGAAGGGGGAGCCTTCATAACCTAGGCGCCGATGCGCCTCGCACCACCCCTTGGACGCTGGAGGCGCGATCAAGGATGCGTTAGACGGGCGTGATCCTTGTTGAGGTTTGTCCATGAAACGTCTCGCCATCGCCGCCCTGGCCCTCGTCGCGGTCGTCGCGGTCGCCGCGCCGGCGGTCACCGTCACCGCCTGGGGCAACACCGGCCACCGCCTGATCGGCGTGGCGGCGATGCGGGCTTTGCCAGACGAACTGCCGGCCTTCCTTCGCACCCCCGCCGCCATCGCCGACGTGGGCGAACTGGCGCGCGAGCCCGACCGCTGGAAAGGCGCCGGCCAGCCGCACGACCGCGAGCGCGACACCGCCCACTTCGTCGATCTGGACGACCAGGGCCGCGTCTACGACCAGCGCGGCATGAGCCTCAACGACCTGCCGCGCCTGAAGTCCGAATATGACGCCGCCCTGACCAAGGCCGGACTGGACGTCAACGACGCCGGCTATCTGCCCTACGCCATGATGGACGCCTGGCAGCAGCTGGGCCGCGACTTCGCCTATTGGCGCGTGCTGAACGCCGCCGAGAAGCGCGAGACCAATATGGAGCGTCAGGCCTGGTACCGCGCCGACCGCATCCGCCGCGAGGCCCTGATCCTGCGCGACATCGGCGTCATGGGCCACTACGTCGGCGACGGTTCGCAACCGCATCACACCAGCATTCACTACAACGGCTGGGGCGACTTCCCGAACCCGGCAGGCTTCACCAACTCGCGCCAGACCCACGCCGTGTTCGAGGGCGAGTTCACCAACCGCGTCGCCCGTCTGGACGCGGTCGAGGCCGCCATGCCGGCCGCCAAACTGGACGGTTTCGACGTCAAGGCGCGCACCGTCTCCTATCTGACCACGACCCTGGGCACGGTGATCCCCTTCTATCGTCTGGAGAAGGCCGGAGGTTTCCGCGACAGCGACCCGCGCGGCGCGGCCTTCGTCAATGAACGTCTGGCGGCGGGCGCCGGCGAACTGCGCGACTTCATCGTCGCCGCCTGGACCGCCTCCGGCAGCGCCTCCATCGGCTGGCCCGCCGTCAAGGTCGCCGAGGTCGAGGCCGGAACCGCCGACCCCTGGATCGCCATGGTGGGCGAGGACTGATTGCGTTGTCCGAGCTGACACCTCCCGCCGTCATCCTCGACAAGTCGCAGATGGCCGAGAACATCGGCGCCGTGGCGCGGGTGATGGCCAACTTCGGCCTGTCAGACCTGCGTCTGGTCAGCCCCCGCGACGGCTGGCCCCAGGAACGGGCCTGGGCCACGGCCTCGGGCGCCGACTGGGTGCTGGACGGGGTGCGGGTGTTCGACAGCGCCGCCGAGGCCATCGCCGACCTGAACACCGTCTTCGCCACCACCGCCCGCCCGCGCGAGACGCGCCAGCCCGTGCGCACCCCGCGCGAGGCCAGCCGCGTCCTCTATGACGACACCGCCTCCGGCCTGAAGACGGGCCTCTTGTTCGGCGGCGAGCGCGCCGGGCTGGAAACGACCGACATCGCCCTGTGCGCCGGCATCGTCACCATTCCGATCGACCCGAAGCACCACTCGCTGAACCTGGCCCAGGCCGTGGCGATCAACGCCTATGAATGGCGCACCCTGATCCTGGACGCCCCACCGCCACGCTTTCGCGACAGCGAACCGCCGGCGTCGAACGAGCTGCTGGTCGGCATGTACGAGCATCTGGAGGAAGAGCTGGAAAACGGCGGCTTCTTCTACCCGCCCGAGAAGAAGCGCTCGATGAGCCAGAACCTGCGCGTCATGCTGGGCCGCGCCGCCTTTTCGGAGCAAGAGGTCGCCACCATGCGCGGCGCCATCCACGCCCTGTCGCGCGGCCGCGGCCGGGTCCTGGCCAAGCTGGCGGCCGAACGCGCGGCCAAGGAAAAATAGTCGTCATTCCGGGGCTTCGCGTAGCGAAGAACCCGGAACCCAGGACCGCATCATCGAGCGGGGGACCGCTCTGGGCTCCGGGTTCCGCTGCGCAGCCCCGGAGTGACGTCTATTGTGCAGCTTCAGCCCGCATGCTCAGGTTCTGTACATGAGAGCGGACGCCGTCATCGCCGTGTACATCATGGCGAACTTTCGCAACGGCACGATCTATACTGGCGTCACCAGCGATCTGATGCAGCGGGCATGGCAGCATCGCACTGGCGCCACGCCGGGGTTCGCTTCAGAACATGGTTGCAAGACCCTGGTCTGGTACGAGCAGCATGAGAGCATGATCGAGGCGATCCTTCGCGAAAAGGCGCTGAAGAAGTGGCGGCGGTCCTGGAAACTGGCGTTGATCGAAGCCGCAAATCCGCAGTGGCTCGACTTGGCCGCCCACTGGTATGGCGCCCGCGCATGAAACCTATCCTGATCTATCCGCTGGCGGCCCTGGCGGAGATCGGCGGCTGTTTCGCCTTCTGGGCCTGGCTGAAGCTGGGCCGCTCGCCGCTTTGGCTGGCGCCGGGCTCATCCTGTTCGGCCCGAGAGGCTAGCCAGCCGATCTGCGAGACACGATCGCAGACATTTCAATCCTTTGCCTCGCGTCAGCGTCATCTTCCTGTCCACGCCCTCCGACCGTGCGATCCTGGCTCTGTTCGCCCGCAGCGGATGCATCGCACGGTCGAGGAGGCGCGAGATCAGACGAATTAGACGAATTAGACGGTGTTTTTCCGATGCGACCGTCTGAATGGACGTTGGCGCATCAGCCTGCGCCCAGCAGGTCCGACCAGCGCCAGCTGCCCTTGCCCAGAGCCAGTTGCGCGCCGCCGGGGCGGTCTTCCAGCTTCAGGACCGCGAGGCCCGTCATGCGCTGGCTTTTGCACTCGGCCGGGGCGAAGGCGACTTCCAGGGCGATGGCCTGGCGCACGCCCGCCAGACCCTTGCCCGCCTGGTTGCGGCTTTGCAGCCAGTCGCCGTTCCAGACCAGGATGGCGCGGCCGTTCGCATCCATGTCCTGGGATGCGGCGATGACGGCGCGGCGCACGGCCTGGTCGTCGCGCACCGCGTCCTGGACCCAGCGCACCATGTCGCACGACCCGCCGCCCGAGCCTGAACCCGCGCCGGTCCCTCCCGAACCGCCCGATCCGCCGACGCCTGTTCCGCCGCCGCCGCCCGAACCTGCGCCGACCGTCATGGTGCCGGCGATCTGGGCCGCGCCCAGCAGGGGCAGGGGCGGACCCGGCGGCGCGGGCGCGGCCGGCAGGGGTTCGACGTCCGGCGGGCGTTTGCTCACCACCAGTCGCGGTCGCGCCGCCGCCACGGCCGGCGGTCGCCGCTGGGGCGCGGGCTTGGGCGGCGCAGCCGCCTGGGCGGCGGCGGCCGGCGCGTCGGGCTTGGGCGAGGGGGCAGGCGCGATCACGCGCGCGGGCGGGGGAGGCGGCGGGGGCGGCTCGACCAGTTCGACCATCATCGGCGGCGTCTGCGGCGCCTCGACCATCGGCTCCGCGCGGGCGTGCATCAGCAGCGCCAGCCCCAGATGCGCGGCCAGGATCGGCGTCGCCGCCAGCGCCCAGCGCCGTGTGCGCGCCGCGCTCAATCGCCTATCCGTGATGGGAGTTGAACACGCCGCCGCATGGTCATCGGGACAAAACGCCTGTAAAAACCGCCAGGCTCCGTTGAAAACATTCGGTCGCGTCAGGAAAGTGGCGTCGTCGTGAATACAACCGCGCGACGGCGCAGAGCGGCGATAGATGAGAGTGTCCGCCCTCCGGCATCGGCCGTCGGCGGCGCAACGTCTTCACTGAGGCGATGGTTCCATCCTCATGCAAGAATAACGCGAATATTCGATCTGCTTATGGTCAAGCTGACATGATGCCGCCCAAAGCGCGTCATTACTCCGCCTTGTCTCATACGCCATTTTCATCTTGCGCATGAACTGGGTGTGGCGCTCCCGGCAAGAAGGAGACAGAACTTGAGCAGATCGAAACTCAGGACGGCGGTCGTCGGCGGCGCCCTCATCGCCCTCGGCTTTGCGGCCAGCGGCTGCGCCAGCCATCGTTTCGTGCGTGATCAGGTCGAAGTCGTCGACAACCGCGTGACTACCGTCGAAGGCACCGCAGGCCAGGCCCTGCAACGCGCCAACGACGCGCACAAACTGGCCGAGGGCAAGTTCCTCTATCAGGTCGTGCTATCGGACGATTCCGTAAAATTCCCCACCGACGCGGCGGCCCTGTCGCCCGAGGCCGAGCAGCGCTTGGCCCAGTTCGCCCAGCGTCTGCAGGGCGAGAACAAGAACGTCTATCTGGAAATCCAGGGCTACACCGACTCGACCGGCACGCCCGAGCATAACGACCAGCTGGGCGAGCAACGCGCCGAGGCCGTGCGTCGCTTCCTGAACCGCCAGGGCGTCGCCCTGAACCGCATGGCCACCATCTCCTATGGCCAGGAACAGCCGGTGGCCTCGAACGACACGCCCGAGGGCCGTTCGCAGAACCGCCGCGTGACCATCGTCGTCCTGGCCTAAGCCGCTTTCGACCTCGAACACCGGAACGGCGGCCGCCTTCGCAGCGGCCGCCGTTTTCGTCTCTACAGCGTGTCGAAGAAGGCCGGCACGGCCTGCGTCGCCGGCCCGTAAACGCCTTCGTCAAACAGGCGCCCCCGACGTAGGCTCCAGATTGATCTCCACCGTCCGCGCTCCGGCATATCGCGCCGCCTGCACGAACCCCGCCGCCGGATAGACCGCGCCGGACGTGCCGATGGACACGAACAGGTGGCAGGCCTCCAGCGCCCGCTCGATCCGCTCCATCTGAAGCGGCATCTCCCCGAACCAGACGATGTGCGGCCGCATGACGCCCTCGGGGTGATGCGGCGAGGCCTCATCCGCCGCCATGTCCCCGGCCCAGTCCATCACCACGCCCGACCGGGTGCAGCGGCCTTTCAGCAGTTCGCCGTGCATATGGATCAGCTCGAAACCGGCGGCTGGCGGCGTCTCTTCGTGCGCCCGGTCGTGCAGATCATCGACGTTCTGCGTCACCAGCAGGAAGTCGCCCCGTCACCGCCTCGCCAACGCCGCCAACGCCCAGTGCGCCGCGTTGGGTTGGGTGTCGGCCAACTGCCGCCGCCGCCGCTGATTGTAGAAGTCCTGCACCAGCGCTGGATCGGCGGCATAGCCCTCGGGCGTCGCTACATCCTCGACCCGATGCCCGCACCACAGCCCGTCCGACGCCCGAAAGGTCGGCACGCCGCTCTCGGCCGATATGCCGGCTCCGGTCAGGACGACGAGGTTTGTGTGTGACATGACGGCTTCATACCATCCTGCGCCTGCCCTAGAAGAGGAGGGAATCGTTCAGGAGCCCCGCCATGAAAACCCGCGCCGCCGTCGCCTTCGAGGCCAAACGTCCGTTGGAGATTGTCGAGGTCGATCTGGAGGGGCCGCGCGCCGGCGAGGTGCTGATCGAGATCAAGGCCACCGGCATCTGCCACACCGACGCCTACACGCTGGACGGCCTGGACTCCGAGGGCGTCTTCCCCTCGATCCTGGGGCACGAGGGCGCGGGCGTGGTGGTCGAGGTGGGGCCGGGCGTGACCTCGGTCGCGGTCGGCGATCACGTCATTCCGCTGTACACGCCGGAATGCCGCCAGTGTAAGTCGTGCCTGAGCCGCAAGACCAATCTGTGCACCGCCATTCGCGGCACCCAGGGCAAGGGCGTCATGCCCGACGGCACCAGCCGCTTCAGCTACAAGGGTCAGGCCATCGCCCACTATATGGGCTGCTCCACCTTCTCGAACTATACCGTGCTGCCCGAGATCGCGGTGGCCAAGATTCGCAAGGACGCGCCCTTCGACAAGGCCTGCTACGTCGGCTGCGGCGTGACCACCGGCGTCGGGGCCGTGGTCAACACGGCCAAGGTCGAGCCCGGCGCAAACTGCGTCGTCTTCGGCCTGGGCGGC
This genomic window contains:
- a CDS encoding GIY-YIG nuclease family protein; translation: MRADAVIAVYIMANFRNGTIYTGVTSDLMQRAWQHRTGATPGFASEHGCKTLVWYEQHESMIEAILREKALKKWRRSWKLALIEAANPQWLDLAAHWYGARA
- a CDS encoding OmpA family protein, coding for MSRSKLRTAVVGGALIALGFAASGCASHRFVRDQVEVVDNRVTTVEGTAGQALQRANDAHKLAEGKFLYQVVLSDDSVKFPTDAAALSPEAEQRLAQFAQRLQGENKNVYLEIQGYTDSTGTPEHNDQLGEQRAEAVRRFLNRQGVALNRMATISYGQEQPVASNDTPEGRSQNRRVTIVVLA
- a CDS encoding monovalent cation:proton antiporter-2 (CPA2) family protein, whose translation is MAEATTGLDLGAAAALLAAGVLAVPVFKRIGLGSVLGYLAAGLAIGPYGLKLFREPETILHVAEFGVVIFLFIIGLEMRPKRLWGLRKEIFGLGAAQVLFCGLILTLTAMLAGFSAPVAFVGAMGFVLSSTAVIMQMLEERGEIAGGPGQRAVSILLLEDLAIVPLLAIVAVLASVLGVANEQAPPLWRTVGFAVTAVGGVLLAGKYLVNPVFRLLAQYGGREVMTAAALLVVVGAAWAMSLGGLSMAMGAFLAGVLLSESTFRHQLEADVEPFRAILLGLFFLSVGMSLDLSVVVADWRLVLGGVVAFMLVKGVGIYAVARLFKASHHEAVERAGLFAQGGEFAFVLYGAAVAAGLFDARIGAMMSAVVILSMALTPLTSLLIARLSPKPVQDAESAEGVDFAKDLRGQVLIIGFGRFAQVVSQPLLARDVDVSIIENDVEMIQAASQFGFKVYYGDGAQLHTLRASGAEEAEIVLVCVDKPEAADRIVELVKSEFPTTRIMARAFDRGHSMRLIQAGVDYQIRETFESALKFGERALVELGLDEHEAAETIGDVRRRDEARLDLQLTGGFKAGRQLMRGNMPTPQPAPYIKPRREGRLLNEDEAGPAAPDTRREPADT
- a CDS encoding S1/P1 Nuclease, which produces MKRLAIAALALVAVVAVAAPAVTVTAWGNTGHRLIGVAAMRALPDELPAFLRTPAAIADVGELAREPDRWKGAGQPHDRERDTAHFVDLDDQGRVYDQRGMSLNDLPRLKSEYDAALTKAGLDVNDAGYLPYAMMDAWQQLGRDFAYWRVLNAAEKRETNMERQAWYRADRIRREALILRDIGVMGHYVGDGSQPHHTSIHYNGWGDFPNPAGFTNSRQTHAVFEGEFTNRVARLDAVEAAMPAAKLDGFDVKARTVSYLTTTLGTVIPFYRLEKAGGFRDSDPRGAAFVNERLAAGAGELRDFIVAAWTASGSASIGWPAVKVAEVEAGTADPWIAMVGED
- a CDS encoding RNA methyltransferase, which translates into the protein MSELTPPAVILDKSQMAENIGAVARVMANFGLSDLRLVSPRDGWPQERAWATASGADWVLDGVRVFDSAAEAIADLNTVFATTARPRETRQPVRTPREASRVLYDDTASGLKTGLLFGGERAGLETTDIALCAGIVTIPIDPKHHSLNLAQAVAINAYEWRTLILDAPPPRFRDSEPPASNELLVGMYEHLEEELENGGFFYPPEKKRSMSQNLRVMLGRAAFSEQEVATMRGAIHALSRGRGRVLAKLAAERAAKEK
- a CDS encoding DUF4168 domain-containing protein, coding for MRTPRIALLASVALLATAANAHAQEASTTPQTPTAAPMASSTTFTDDELKKFDDAMAKVRAVSDTLNGAQPTPEQQAQMAAAVQDSGLEVTRFNTLSNAVAADPALAARIRVVNATPPAPGTPAAAVTDDELNRFVTAMTQIRAVTAEVQNNQATPEQSAKLTAAVQASGLTTERFNAISQLVSATPYLQAKAQLAGARLEKGASQ
- a CDS encoding S-(hydroxymethyl)glutathione dehydrogenase/class III alcohol dehydrogenase, which encodes MKTRAAVAFEAKRPLEIVEVDLEGPRAGEVLIEIKATGICHTDAYTLDGLDSEGVFPSILGHEGAGVVVEVGPGVTSVAVGDHVIPLYTPECRQCKSCLSRKTNLCTAIRGTQGKGVMPDGTSRFSYKGQAIAHYMGCSTFSNYTVLPEIAVAKIRKDAPFDKACYVGCGVTTGVGAVVNTAKVEPGANCVVFGLGGIGLNVIQGLKMVGADMIVGVDINGDKEEWGRRFGMTHFVNPKDVPDVVAHLVQLTDGGADYTFDCTGNTVVMRQALEACHRGWGESVVIGVAESGKEIATRPFQLVTGRIWRGSAFGGARGRTDTPKIVDWYMDGKIEIDPMITHAFALDDINKAFDLMHEGKSIRSVVVF